A window of the Lolium perenne isolate Kyuss_39 chromosome 7, Kyuss_2.0, whole genome shotgun sequence genome harbors these coding sequences:
- the LOC127313218 gene encoding pathogen-associated molecular patterns-induced protein A70-like: MLESAIPALWSTVHGWFTPAVLFLVLNIVIGTIAVSSKVTSAAAGGEGGAAEAAAGAAAGGEKRGLSRVPSMALDRLRSFRLSRHAAAVPEPPVAGFVDLGLDEYLPPLEKEDAALEVGEHQGEQEHDHAHIERSMSEAAAEPELPRLPARLRKSASDKSAFAHFVAEEDVEAVESRRPATTRDRPRRPLVVAEPEEPVSEEEPEEAAGEVDARADDFINKFHHQLKLQRIDSFMRYRDTLRRGQATAQQ, from the coding sequence ATGCTGGAGTCGGCGATCCCGGCGCTGTGGAGCACCGTCCACGGTTGGTTCACCCCGGCCGTGCTCTTCCTCGTGCTCaacatcgtcatcggcaccatcgcCGTCAGCTCCAAGGtcacgtcggcggcggcgggcggggagGGCGGTGCGGCTGAGGCTGcggctggggcggcggcgggcggcgagaAGAGGGGCCTGTCCCGCGTGCCGTCCATGGCGCTCGACCGGCTGCGCTCGTTCAGGCTCtcccgccacgccgccgccgtcccCGAGCCTCCCGTGGCCGGGTTCGTGGATCTGGGGCTCGACGAGTACCTGCCGCCGCTGGAGAAGGAGGATGCGGCGCTGGAGGTGGGGGAACATCAGGGCGAGCAGGAGCACGACCACGCGCACATCGAGCGGAGCAtgtcggaggcggcggcggagccggAGCTGCCGCGGCTGCCGGCGCGGCTCCGCAAGTCGGCCAGCGACAAGTCCGCGTTCGCGCACTTCGTGGCGGAGGAGGACGTCGAGGCGGTTGAGTCCcgcaggccggcgacgacgagggaCCGCCCCCGCCGCCCCCTCGTGGTAGCGGAGCCGGAGGAACCGGTGTcggaggaggagccggaggaggcCGCCGGCGAGGTGGACGCCCGCGCAGACGACTTCATCAACAAGTTCCACCACCAGCTGAAGCTgcagcgcatcgactccttcatgCGCTACCGGGACACGCTCCGCCGCGGCCAGGCCACCGCCCAGCAGTAG